The Candidatus Brocadiaceae bacterium genome contains the following window.
GGAGCCAGATAAGGTTGAGGTCATCAAAATTGACCGGAGAAAACTCCCGCCGGGAAACTATAGGGAGGCAGGTTATGAATCACGGCAGGTATTCGATATTGATATTTCAAGAATCGTAACGGAATATCGTGCGCAGATCCTTGAAGATGGTAAAGGGGATCGATTTGTAGCGTCTTTTCCTAAGGAAGTGACAAAGGCAGTGCAGTATGGAATGGGAGTGAAAGCACATGCAGTGTATATGTCACAATTTCAATTGATTCCTTATAAGAGAGTACAGGAGTATTTTCGAGAGCAACTCGGGATACCGGTGAGCGAAGGTTCCATTTACAACTTTAATCAAGAAGCATTCGGTTTATTGGAGAGCTTTGAAGAAAAAGCCAAAGAGAGGCTTGCCCGCTCAGATTTGCTCCATGTTGATGAAACGGGCATTGCCATGAATGGGGAAAGGCGTTGGCTGCATTGTACCTCCAATGGTTCATGGACGTACTTTTTCCCCCATGAGAAACGGGGAACTGATGCGATGAATACGATAGGGATATTACCCAAATTCAGGGGAATTCTTTGTCACGACCACTGGAAGCCGTATTACACGTATGATTGTACCCATGCATTATGTAATGCCCACCACTTAAGAGAATTGACAGGGGTATGGGAAGAAGACAAGCAGCAATGGGCAAAAGATACGAGAGTCTTGCTCGAAGAGATAAATCGCGCAGTAAATGATGCGGGAGGTTTTTTAGAAACCAGTGAGTCTGAAAAATACCGACAAAGGTATCGCTCGATAGTAAAAAATGCGGAAGCTGAATGTCCCCCACCTGATGAAACGAACAGAAAAGGGAAAAGGGGGAGAGTGAAAAGGACAAAAGCCCGGAATCTTCTGGAGCGATTGATAGAATACGAGAATGATGTGCTAAGATTTATGGAAAATGAAATTGTGCCCTTCACAAACAATTTAGGTGAAAATGATATCAGGATGACAAAGGTTCACCAGAAAATATCTGGCTGTTTCCGTTCTATGGAAGGCGCCAAAATTTTCTGTCGTATTCGTAGTTATCTCTCTACCTGTAGAAAGCAAGGGGTAAGCTCAAGCCAGGGCTTAGAAATATTATTTCGAGGTGAATTGCCTGATTTTGTTTGATAACATTTGAAAATACGCTGAGTAGTTACTACCATTTTTTGATATTTGTCAATTTCAAATATCAAAGATGTGACCCCCAAGCACCAAGCTGACCCCCAAGCCCCAAGCCAAACGAAAGAGCATCACGCGCGATGATCTGCTAATGCATATAGGGGCGCTAAAGAAAGAAGCCGGGCGGGACTATAGGCTGGTAAGTATCTCTATTCCAAAGCCGCAAGAACCAGTAAATGAGAACACGTTCCATTTCAGTCTGGATCGTGAGAGGCTGCGGCGAACATTGAGGCGTGAGGGGCGCTATCTGCTCCGCTCAAATATGCAGGCTTCTTCGCCTGAACCTGCCTGCCGGTAGGCATGGACTGTATGGGAATCCTATCTGCTTTTGACCAGGATTGAACAGGCGTTTAAGGATTTGAAGGGATCGCTTTCCATCCGCCCCATCTGGCATCAATTGGATAATAGAATCGAAGCCCATATTTTTGTCTCATTTTTGGCTTTTTGCCTCCACACAACGTTGCGAAATCTTGCGCGTAGACGAGCTGCCGGACTGACGTCCGATGCTATTTTGGAGAAACTCTCGACTATTCAAATGATCGATGTTCATTTACCAACAACGGATGGCCACCGTGTTGTCATGAGCCGCTATACATAGCCGGAAAAGGATGTTTCTCTCCTTTTGGCACAACTGGGATTGGTGCTTCCTGAACAACCTCCACCCAGAGTTTATGCATCAGGTCAGGTCGGTCTGTAGTGCCGACCTTTTTATACGACCCCTTGATTTTACTGGCTCATCGGTTTATCTACCCCTTGAATTGCGAAGATCGGGTTAAATTGGCCTAGGAGCATAGGGAGGGTCGCATCTTAAATCTTAAATAATTAGTAAGAAATTACTATCGTAACGCAACAGAAAATATTAATATTTATTTTTTAAGATGGACGATCATTTCGATCTTTTGATGGTATAAATTTCACCATATAACTTTAATTCCTTTAGTGTGTATTTCCTTATCGTTGCTAACAAGTGGACTACCAGTCAATATGGCTGTTGCAAGTATTAATCTATCGTGTGCCTCTAATCCTTTTATTGTTTCGGCTATTTTTAATAATCTGATGTCGAAAGGGATTATCTCATAGTTGATGCTTTCTTCTAAGTTTAATAAAAGCTTAGGAAATGACAAATTAACACGCCCTTTTTCTACCAAATAAAGCACTTCCATTAAAACTATTATTGGTAAGTAAACGCTATATGAATCTTCGGCCTCTTTAATAGCCTTCAACGCCTTTTGAGATAACTTATTATTCAGGCTTTTGTCTAAATACCAAATAAAGGCGTGCGTATCCAAGGTTATTTCCATATACTTTTTGCTTCTTCAATGTCTTTTTCGGTTACTTTACTGTTGCTCGTTATTCCATGCAGAGAAATACGATCTTCTCTTTTTAACTCCTGGGTTCCTTTGAAATATTCTCTTAGGGCATCTTCTGTAACAAGCCATTTAGTACCCATTTTCCTTGCCCTGAGCTTTCCCTGTCGAATGTATGTCCTCAAAGTAAACGTTGTGATACCCAAACTCTTTGATAATTCTTTTAGTGAGTAAAGTTTTAATTCCCCTAATTGAATAGGCATTATTTATCTCCAGTGGTTAATCAATTAAATATTTTAATAATAATACCCAAGATAATATTATTTATCAATTTATTTTTACATTTACTTTACACTTACTATACTATTTGTATTATTACATTACGAATTAGCAAAACACTATTATTTGACATAATGAACTGTGATCAAATTGTGACCGACTTCAACGGGGCGGGGGTCACCTTAAAAATTAAGTAATCATTTCTTTGTATAATGCGATAATTCGGGGGTATAATTC
Protein-coding sequences here:
- a CDS encoding IS66 family transposase: MTINNINIDATLEKVKKLLSEEKELSPTMRSMVELLVVLVTLLANRLNVNSSNSSKPPSSDPNRKRVRKENGEKKPGGQKGRVGVTLQKVEEPDKVEVIKIDRRKLPPGNYREAGYESRQVFDIDISRIVTEYRAQILEDGKGDRFVASFPKEVTKAVQYGMGVKAHAVYMSQFQLIPYKRVQEYFREQLGIPVSEGSIYNFNQEAFGLLESFEEKAKERLARSDLLHVDETGIAMNGERRWLHCTSNGSWTYFFPHEKRGTDAMNTIGILPKFRGILCHDHWKPYYTYDCTHALCNAHHLRELTGVWEEDKQQWAKDTRVLLEEINRAVNDAGGFLETSESEKYRQRYRSIVKNAEAECPPPDETNRKGKRGRVKRTKARNLLERLIEYENDVLRFMENEIVPFTNNLGENDIRMTKVHQKISGCFRSMEGAKIFCRIRSYLSTCRKQGVSSSQGLEILFRGELPDFV
- a CDS encoding type II toxin-antitoxin system VapC family toxin, with protein sequence MEITLDTHAFIWYLDKSLNNKLSQKALKAIKEAEDSYSVYLPIIVLMEVLYLVEKGRVNLSFPKLLLNLEESINYEIIPFDIRLLKIAETIKGLEAHDRLILATAILTGSPLVSNDKEIHTKGIKVIW
- a CDS encoding helix-turn-helix domain-containing protein, encoding MPIQLGELKLYSLKELSKSLGITTFTLRTYIRQGKLRARKMGTKWLVTEDALREYFKGTQELKREDRISLHGITSNSKVTEKDIEEAKSIWK